tttgattCGATAACACTTTATATTAGGGGGGCTTTCAACGACAGCAGTACCCGtctcataggtgcgatagggggAAGCGGACCCTGGTCAGGTGAAGGTGGTCTAACTCATGGAGTGTGAGTGATGGGGATCCTTTCCCtaaccgtccaaaagtaaGGGGGTCCCTTtcccaaccgtccaaaagtgaggggagtcggagcaccggctccgaccaTCGCAGCTATGGTACTTGTTGTCCAAGGACGGTGACgttactttctttttccaacaacattgtattttttttcactgaggACGGCCTAAAACTTGTTAGAAGCACTTAAAATTTCCTTAGAACCTATTCAAGTGTCAGATTTTGCGTGAGAATGCTTTGACCTTCAACGCATCTCGCTATTGCATCATTTAATTCAATAACGACGATGATGCGGCTTCGACGACATGTTGGAGTGACGTCTGTCACCCATCTCTCGTCGGGTATCgccataattttctttttttttagacaaCCGTTGACATTTATTCCTTGCATgggatctttcttttttcctgttcatCGTCCCCCATCTTGGATATTCcgtgttgttttctttatgcAATGAACCAGCGGCGCTCATCACAGCGAAATTCGATCCGTGTAAATAATGTGGAACACAATGAAACGGGAGTTTCACTTGTGGAATATGATTCTATCAGGAGATTTGGTGTGTTCCATTCTTTTGAGGAAGTAATGTAATATTTCGATTGTTTTCTACTGCATGTAGCCTTAGAACGGTGTTATCTCCGAGTGTTTATCAGCGTTTAGCGGTGTTTGCATGCGATCATTGGTTATCGATGGATTGTAAAAGATTGCACAACATCGCATACGGTAGGTCTCCCtcaacgatttttttaattaggaGAAGGAAATTTTGCAGTTAAATTCTTGGGGAATTGTTGGGATTCCTTGCATCTGACCGTAGAACATTTTTTGCTTACGtggaaatacaaaataataacagtaatataGTAGAATAGGATAGTAGATGTCAACTGAGAATGATTTGGCAGTTTAACGCACGCCTTCGCCGTGAACGCGTCTCATCAGCTCGGTTGAATGGGCTCGGGGAAGACTGtactagcgtttttttttacttcgttttttttttttacttcaggGGCATAACCATCAAACGATCGTATAGCCGAAGATGACAACACgtgagaaacaaaaataggaaAGCATAGATTTTCTGAGCAGTTTGTGGTGAAatcagttaattttttttcagcaaattgCTGAGATTTCGTTAACTAAGGAAGTGCTTCAtttgaaatcattttatttcttgtagTAAATGGAGGATTTGTATTATTAGGACCCAGTTTCGGATCCATCAAGCGATTTAATCATCAGGAGACTTTGTAAACCAAACTGACGGATTGTTTGTTCAGTGCGAAAAGTGAATATAAACAGTTTCTCAAGCTATGTTGAAAATGTTGGGAAGTAAATGTGAAACGTAACATTTGCGAACGACTTCAAGGTTTGATATTCGGGAAACAGTGCAGTATGCTGCCTCGGTACTTCTCAGTGTGATTCAAAAGCATATTGTTCACGCCATCCATAATGGAGGGTAAGACATTTTGTACGGTAGAGTTCCCTGAGATTCGTGTTTTCTGCCTATTCATTCCATGTTTCTGCAAcaatttctgtttctgttttcctaATTACGAGCACTGCAGTGGACTTAGCACTTCTCACTGAGCTATCTCATTTCTTTcaggtatttatttatttattttttattttggaatggCACTTCGCCGATTCTGTCGACATTGTTTGAACGGTAAATTTCTCCTAAAATCATTGCTTGCTGCACATTTGTCTCATTTTCTCATTGCACTAATCATTTACTTTTGTAATGTTGTCTGTCTCTTTATttatcaggttttttttccttagaacGCAAATTCAAATGAAAGTTAAGGATATATGCAATATTGCAGAGGATATCACACCTAAAACGGTAAGTTTAGGGTGTTACGGATGttcactttgtttttctttcaactctCGGCTATTTCATTCCTTGCATTCGTGTTACTCTTTGTCGTTTATGTTGGTCTATGATTTTCAATCTCTAAATGTGCTATAATTAAAGCACCTGCGATAAGATTGCTGTCGTTGATTTATACAGTACACTTCTCAATTATTTGCCGTATTTTACATACGTTAAATTTGAACGCAGATGGTGTTTGTCTTCTGATATTTCATAGTACACTTTAGACAGGTTTcgcttcaacttttttttcttgttttgttcgcATTACACCATTTCACACTTGCACTCTATATGCGAATATCTAGtgacatttccaaaaaaatttccgTCTTAATATAGGACTCTGTTTCCAAGAAGTGGGGAGGAACGTTAGAGTGTGAagcttaaaaatatttttccagcTATTGGGTAGGCAATACTTCAAGGTACTTAGTTTATGTACtacatcttttaaaaatagacACAAGTGATGAAATTTCTATCGTTGAACCCGTTTGCAAAAATTGGCTACAAGTGTTGAGGTATTGCACAAGAAATAACTTCTTCCGTGTAAATACATCGAACCCACTCAGTATTTTCTCTTCCTGATATTCTCATTTCACGCAGGCGTGAAGTCAACACGAAAATACAAGATGTCTGGTGTATTTACACAATTGGGATAACTGTGCTGCTGCAAATTTGGTAATGTCGCGGTATTGATTGAAGAAGATCGTAGCTTTGGCGCTGTTCAATACATATGTTACCATATGTAATCTATTTAGCTGCCATATGTGTTACCATATGTAatctatgtatttatttatcatatttttcgGCTATAAATAAAGGGTTACCAATAAGCCAAATCCTCAACTCCTCTCTGAAGTCGTACTCGGCAACTGTTcgtaataaaatcaaaaaatgaaggaataatACTTTTTGATTGAACGATTATAGCATTGACTAGCAGCTGTCGAGATATAGCGAGCATGCGAGACGAATTTGCCAACAGCAGTGAGCACTGTTTGATACGAAAGTCCTAGGcaggagctttttttttctacattagcTACCCTACGATCAAGTACTTTCAAACGCCTACATTTTCTTATTGGTTCTAATCCCAGGAAAATCTCCGCAGTCATACATACGAACAACTGAGGAAAGTTCCCATGACAGACCAACAGGCCGGAACAATGTAATCTCTAATGTacattttctagtttttcctCTGCTCCGTTTCCACCACCTTCCGTTATTACAATGATGTTCCACCTCAATGAGAGATCGttctaattaattttcatAATAGTCTAACGCAAAACTATGCTACAGAGCTTTTCTTCCTCATCCTTGCTCGTGCAGCCTCTACTTTCCCCTGATTGATCTGCAGTTGGATAATTTGTTCTGTTGTTTGCACAATTTTCACAACGCTGGAACTATTATTTCGTTGTATTTTCGTTATTTCGCCGGGAAATAAATTACACTTTGTGGGATTATatggaaggttttttttttcatagaatgaagaaattattcTTAATGGCCCACAATTACTGTGTTCTTTGAAACTAGGGGACACCTACTTATTACAGCTTTCTTAAAATTACCTTGTA
This window of the Necator americanus strain Aroian chromosome III, whole genome shotgun sequence genome carries:
- a CDS encoding hypothetical protein (NECATOR_CHRIII.G9616.T1), yielding MLLPDSFMLEESPQIIKSYDGFDIRETVQYAASVLLSVIQKHIVHAIHNGGYLFIYFLFWNGTSPILSTLFERTQIQMKVKDICNIAEDITPKTLRDVGVKSGNSPHLDDRHTNGELLYRRGV